The sequence below is a genomic window from Borreliella afzelii.
TAGTGTTGATGGTACATCAGAACTTGAAGTTGAGGCTGGTGGTGGTGATGATTTATATGGAGTATGCACTGATATAGATGAGTTTAGTGGTATGGCAACTGTACTGCCGATTACAAATAACTTTACGGGGTATTTAACATTTAAGAAACCTGGAAGTGATATAAAACCGGGTGACAAGCTTCATTTTAATCAACATGGGGAGCTTGAAAAGACTACTGGAGCTGAAAAATCTATTAATGCTATAGCGCTTTCAAAAGTACATAAATTAACAGAAGAGTTATTTATAGGGCTTGCTAGTGTTTTTGGGAATAGAGCTTTAAAAGGGTAAGTAAATTATGGCTTTAAAAGGCAAAGGGCAAGTTGTTGATAATCCGCAATTAGGTTTGCAGGCAGAAGCCCCAGCTGCGCCTAGGGCTAAACGTCAAGCAAGACAAGCTGAA
It includes:
- a CDS encoding DUF228 domain-containing protein, translated to MSDITKIKEEFDKKVAEIKALMKNPQQDSGLLSNSLEFRDKNLIYSNSGGVFTSSKDKIENYPVKGYPYKRGVKLSFSVDGTSELEVEAGGGDDLYGVCTDIDEFSGMATVLPITNNFTGYLTFKKPGSDIKPGDKLHFNQHGELEKTTGAEKSINAIALSKVHKLTEELFIGLASVFGNRALKG